One Bacillota bacterium genomic window, AGCAGTAAGGACAATGCCGTGGCGGGAGGAAGGGTCGCCGCTTACTAGCACCGGTTTACCCTTGAGGGCAGGCTCTTGGGCTTGGTGGCAGGCGGCAAAAAAGGCGTTCATGTCTACGTGGAGAATGTGTGGGTTGGCCAAGGGTAACACCTACCTTTGATTTCGATCCTTCGCTTCGCATTGGATGACTATCTTCCATACCATCATGACTGTATACACGGCCTACCGGGTTCAGCTAGATAAATCCTCTTTTAGTATAACTTATGGCTCGGCGTTGGTACCAGGGGCAGATACAAATAGGGAAAAACAAAAAAGAGCTGCTCTTAGCACAGCTCTTGGCGCGTACCCGATTAAGGATTCGTGGTCGGTTCGATACCGTCAGTAGGTGTAGCAGCTTCCAGTGGGACCGGGGCTGGTTTAATTTTAGTCGAGCCGGTGGCTTCACTGGCCGGGGCGTTTGGCTTGGCCTCGTCAGCAGGCACCGCGGGAGCGGGCACGGAATCGGCCGTGGGCGCAGTAGAGACCGGAATAGATTCACTGGGCCTGAAGCTAAACAACTCCGACACAGTGACGAACTCATAACCCTCTTGGCGCAACCGCTGAATAATAGTAGGCAAGGCCTGGAGAGTCTGGGCTTTTCCTTCGTGTAACAGGATGATGGAACCGGCCTGCACTTGGCGCAGTACTTGATTGACTATTTGGTTGGAGTCTGTAGTTGCCCAATCTCGCGGGTCCACGTTCCAGGTGACTACAGTTTGTCCCAAGCCGTGGGCAATATTGTTTACTGTACTGTTAGTAGCACCGTAAGGAGGACGAAAATATACGACTGTCTGTTGGGTAACATTATACAGTGTGTGGGCTGCGTCCACCAGGTCTTGTCTTATTTGCGCTTCTTTTAGACTCGTTAGTTTCCTATGGGTATGGGAGTGGACACCCACTTCATGGTCGTCGGCAATGGCGGCCTGAACTATCTGCGGATGTTTAGCGATGAGATTGCCGATAAAGAAGAAGGTGGCCGGGACCTGTTTTTCCTTAAGCACAGCCAGGTATTGGGTGGTCCAATGGGGATCCGGCCCATCGTCGAAGGTAAGGGCGATTCGTTTATCGGTTCCGTTTTGGCCGCGCAGTACTTCTAATGAGTAGGGCTCAGGGGGGAAAATAGGCTGGTACTCAGCCTTAATTGGCGATTGGGTGGGACCGGCTGGGGGTGAGATTTCTGCTGTGATTTCTTTGTCGGTACCATCAGAGGGAACATCTGCCGGTGGCGTTTCTTGGCTGGGGTCAGGCGGTGAAGCTTCGGTGTCAACTGGTTGTGTTATTACTGACTCCGCTGGCAGTGGATTAGCCAGGGTTTCGTCAGAAGTGGCCCGGTTTCCCACGATACTAGCCGCTAGGGTCCAAGAGCAGAGGAAGAACAGAGCCAGACCCAATAAGACGACGGTAATGGTGGTGGCGTATTTCTTAGTCGGTGGTAACACGGTTCTTCTCTCCCATCGAGCCTTAGTGTCGGAACTTGTCCCCTCAAGTTCACTTTCATAATATCACAGTTACTTAACAAGTGGGTTACAGAAAAGGAAATTATCGTTGGTTACGACCACAGTCAGCCTCACTTGGGGCGGCCAACCGGCTTTCTTTTGGTACCTAATGTGTGCTAAGATAAGATGACTTTGGATCTGGGGAGAGGGAGAGATAGATTGATGAGCCACATAAGCTGTGTCCTTTTCGACTTGGATGGGACCCTTATTGACACTAACCAACTTATTATTGATTCCTTTCAACATACGCTGAAGGTTCATCTGGGTCGGGCTGTTTCGGAGACAGAGATAGCGCGCACTTTCGGTCGTCCCCTGGTGGACATATTGCGCGAGTACGCAGCGGACAAAGTGGATGCTATGCTGAAAACATACCGGGAGTATAACGAATCACGACACGATACTACCACGAGATTGTTCCCCGGGGTCAAAGAGACTCTCACCGCACTCAAATCAGCCGGCTGCAAGCTGGGGGTGGTAACAGGGAAGCGCCGACACCTAGCCCTGCGGGGACTGAAGCTATTTGATTTAGACGTATATATGGCGGTGGTGGTAACTCCGGAAGATACCAACCGACATAAACCGCACCCGGCTCCGGTGCTAAAGGCACTGGAACTCTTGCACCGACAGCCGGAGAATACACTGATGGTGGGTGATAGTCCCTTGGATATAGCCTCGGCCCGGGCGGCCGGAACCTACACGGCGGCTGTTGGGTGGAGCGTGGTTCCGCCCCGGCTGGTGCTGGCAGAGCAGCCGAATTTTGTTCTCCGCCATATGACCGATCTTATTGATCTGTGTCTTTTCAGTGAAGAAGCAGCCCAAGAGGGTTGACGCCTAGCCGTGTTCTCTTTGGCCGTCGCTAACATATTATGTAGGGAGCGAGGGGAGGGGAACATAGTGAGGGTGATGTATTTTTCTTGGCCCCGGGTGCTAGCGGCGGCGGTGGTGCTGATGCTGGCCCTTGGTTTTGCCGTGAGCGAATCGGTGAGCTATTTGTCGGCACTGGCTCCCGCTACCCGCCTGGTACCGATTTATTGTGTTGAGACGGCGGCGAAGAGAGTAGCCATTAGTTTTGACGCCGCTTGGGGCGCCGACAAGACTCCGCTTCTCCTGAATATTCTTAATGAGCATAAAATCCAAACCACTTTTTTCCTGGTGGATTTTTGGATGGAAAAATACCCGGAAGTGACGAAGCAAATCGCCGCGGCCGGACATGAGTTGGGGAACCATTCGGCTACGCATCCACATCTAAACTCTCTAACAGCGGAACAAGTATACGAGGAACTGGAAACAACTAACGCCCGCATCCGTGAGCTTACCGGGCAAGAACCGCTGTTATTTCGGCCGCCGTTTGGGGAGTATAACAATACTGTTCTGACGGTAGTACAGGATTTGGGCCTGTTTGCCATTCAATGGGACGTGGATTCTTTGGATTGGCAAAATCTCACTGCTCAGGAGATTAGCCGACGCGTATTAGGCCAGATTAAACCGGGCTCCATCGTACTTTTTCACAATAATGCCGAGCATACCCCGGCGGCGCTGCCGCAAATTATCCAAGAGCTCCACAGCCGAGGGTATGAGATTGTGCCGATATCGGAACTTATTTATAAAGACAATTATTATATCGAAAGCCACAGCGGTCGACAACGCCCGTATCCGGGGCCGCGGCCGGCACTACAGCCAAGTGAAAGGAGCCCCGTCTTAAGCAAGGGCTTGACTACTAACGCTTCGGCAGATCCTTCGCTGCGCTCAGGATGACAATAAGGGTGGCTCAGGATGACAATAAGGGGCTTTGCCGTTTCTGTTTTCTGTGAAATGCCCCATGCCGCACAGACATACATGGCGGTGGCACAACCTTCCTGGGATGAGCGCCGATTGCAGCGGGCAAAATATAACACCATCGCTCAGCTAATATAAGGGGTGAGGCTAATGGCGAGAAGGCGTCGGAGCGTAATGTCCGATAAGCTGAAGTACGAGTTAGCCGAAGAACTTGGGGTGGCGGATATTGTCCGCCGGGAAGGCTTTGGCGGTGTAACCTCCCGCGATTGCGGGAACATGGTACGGCTGGCCATTGAGCGAGCCGAGCGGACACTGGCCAACCAAGAATAAATGAGTGATGGCGCTGGGGCTGCTGTATGGCAGCCCCAGCATATTGTTAGGATTGTTTTGTATTTCTAGCGCTCGCTATATCCGAAACAATAGTAATGGACAGGAGTTGCTAGGCCCGATTCTCAAAGCGAAGCTTGGCCCTTATTTAAAAGAGCGAGGCGAGCGAGGGAATACCGCCGATGCATATTCCCACCTGTAGGGTGGGCAAGTCGAGCCCCACAGGGACGAGTTCAGGGGCGGCCCGAGTGAGCCGAGGTCGGTCGTTCTAAGGGCACTGCGGAGCGAGAGGATTGGGCCGCAACTTCGGAAGGAAAACTGTTAAGACATGTAGAAATAACTGCTAAAAGGAGGTGGCGCAGGTGGCCGTATGGAAATGCGGAAAATGCGGTTTTGAGAAAGAAGGCCGGTGCAAACCACAAAAGTGCCCACAGTGTTCGGAAAAGGGCACCTTTGCTAAAAATGAAGAAGGGGGCAAGAAAGAGTGACCACAAGCCTGGCTGAACTAGTGTCGAAGGCCAGGGAGTATGGGCCGCTGACTGTTTCAGTGGCGGCAGCAGCTGATGAGGAAGTGCTGTTGGCAATAAAGGAAGCACGGGAATTAGGGATTGCCACTCCTCTCCTGGTTGGGCCTGAACAGCAAATTCGAGAGTTGGCGTCAACGATTGATTTTGATTTAACTGACGTGGAGATTTATGATGAACCGAATACCGCCGGCTGTGCTCGACGTGCTGTTGAGTTGGTAAGCTCCGGCAAGGCCCGGTTATTGATGAAAGGGCTGATGTCTACAGCGGACATTTTACGGGCCGTATTGGACAAGGAGATCGGTTTGCGTACCGGTAGAGTCCTGAGCCATGTCATGCTGTATGAACTGTCCGGCTATCACCGCTTGTTTTTCCTTACCGACGGCGGCATGAACATGTTCCCGGACTTAAAACAAAAAGCCGAAATCGTGTATAATGCGGTGGAAGTGGCCCATGCTCTGGGCATTGCCGAGCCTAAGGTAGCTG contains:
- a CDS encoding polysaccharide deacetylase family protein, with the protein product MLPPTKKYATTITVVLLGLALFFLCSWTLAASIVGNRATSDETLANPLPAESVITQPVDTEASPPDPSQETPPADVPSDGTDKEITAEISPPAGPTQSPIKAEYQPIFPPEPYSLEVLRGQNGTDKRIALTFDDGPDPHWTTQYLAVLKEKQVPATFFFIGNLIAKHPQIVQAAIADDHEVGVHSHTHRKLTSLKEAQIRQDLVDAAHTLYNVTQQTVVYFRPPYGATNSTVNNIAHGLGQTVVTWNVDPRDWATTDSNQIVNQVLRQVQAGSIILLHEGKAQTLQALPTIIQRLRQEGYEFVTVSELFSFRPSESIPVSTAPTADSVPAPAVPADEAKPNAPASEATGSTKIKPAPVPLEAATPTDGIEPTTNP
- the ppaX gene encoding pyrophosphatase PpaX, encoding MSHISCVLFDLDGTLIDTNQLIIDSFQHTLKVHLGRAVSETEIARTFGRPLVDILREYAADKVDAMLKTYREYNESRHDTTTRLFPGVKETLTALKSAGCKLGVVTGKRRHLALRGLKLFDLDVYMAVVVTPEDTNRHKPHPAPVLKALELLHRQPENTLMVGDSPLDIASARAAGTYTAAVGWSVVPPRLVLAEQPNFVLRHMTDLIDLCLFSEEAAQEG
- a CDS encoding polysaccharide deacetylase family protein translates to MYFSWPRVLAAAVVLMLALGFAVSESVSYLSALAPATRLVPIYCVETAAKRVAISFDAAWGADKTPLLLNILNEHKIQTTFFLVDFWMEKYPEVTKQIAAAGHELGNHSATHPHLNSLTAEQVYEELETTNARIRELTGQEPLLFRPPFGEYNNTVLTVVQDLGLFAIQWDVDSLDWQNLTAQEISRRVLGQIKPGSIVLFHNNAEHTPAALPQIIQELHSRGYEIVPISELIYKDNYYIESHSGRQRPYPGPRPALQPSERSPVLSKGLTTNASADPSLRSG
- a CDS encoding small, acid-soluble spore protein, alpha/beta type, whose protein sequence is MARRRRSVMSDKLKYELAEELGVADIVRREGFGGVTSRDCGNMVRLAIERAERTLANQE
- a CDS encoding rubredoxin, which codes for MAVWKCGKCGFEKEGRCKPQKCPQCSEKGTFAKNEEGGKKE
- the ptb gene encoding phosphate butyryltransferase, with translation MAELVSKAREYGPLTVSVAAAADEEVLLAIKEARELGIATPLLVGPEQQIRELASTIDFDLTDVEIYDEPNTAGCARRAVELVSSGKARLLMKGLMSTADILRAVLDKEIGLRTGRVLSHVMLYELSGYHRLFFLTDGGMNMFPDLKQKAEIVYNAVEVAHALGIAEPKVAALAAVEVVNPDMPSTLDAAALAQMGARGQIKGCLIDGPLALDNAICAEAAARKGITSPVAGQADILLVPTIEAGNLLGKAMTYFGAGKSAGIIVGTKAPVVLVSRADPHETKLQSIALGVVAAAAKK